AGGCAAGCAGCTAACTTTCTGAACATAGTAGAGTACAAATGTTTCATCAGTCAGGTTTTTCAAAATTATATGGTGTGCTTGCGGGGCCTATCCCCGTTCAAAAACGACAAGTAATTAGTCGAAAAAAGGTAAAGCACGTTGGTTGTAATCGTGTACGTTGTCCCAGTAAAGGTCTTTCGTCAAAAGTATGTCTTTTGCGCACTAGTCAACTCATAAGGGCGTCTGTCCTGATTATTCTGTACTAGTCATCCAATCCTCTGATAATCTAATACCTTCTGCTGTTTTTTCAAGTTCCGACGGCAAAGTAAACTATTTTTATTTGTCAAATAGAATATTTTTCATATGTAATTATATTAATTTATAAAGCGTGGAAAAATATAATACGTAAGAGAATAAAAAATACAGTATTGATGGGGCTGTTGTAAATTTAATTTTGATAAATTTTTACATATTGGTAATATTGTATCTGAGGAGGAACCTCCCCCAATAACCTGATCCTGTCAAAAAGACCGCTCAATATTTCAATTCACTGGATTTATATCATATACATGGGATTTAAATTATTATCGGTAATCAACAACAGGCATTTTCACTCCTTGTTAGGTAACCTCGTTTCTGCTTTTCTTAACGTACTATCCTTCGCGATCCTCGTTCGTCTACTTTCTTTACCGGCTTTCGGGGAATGGGTTTTATTCATCGGCACCTATACTGTTCTTGACCAGATCCGTACCGCTTTACTCAATTCAGGCATCATTAAATTCTATGCAGGCGTAGATGAAAAGACTGGCCGCGAAGTGGCCGGAAGCGCCTGGTATCTTGTATTGATCCTTACCGGCGTTTACCTCTGTCTCAATCTTGCTGTGGCCGTGGTCATGTACGGTCAATTTGATGAAACATGGCGCTTTTTTATGCGCTGGATCGGCGTGATGATGGTCGTATCTGTCCCGTTTAATATCGCCAGCTGGTTCCTGCAGGCCGAACATCGCTTCGATAAGATCTTACAGGTCCGTTTCTGGCAGAACGGTGGCTTCCTGGTAATGATACTCCTCTTTCATTTTTTCAGCACTGTAACACTACCCCATGTATTATTCGCCTATACCATCGGTCTTGCTGCTACCAGTTGCTTTACACTGATCAGGGGCTGGACGAAAATACGCTCACTCGTCCACAGCACGCACAAGCAGGTGATGATACTCGTTAAATACGGCTGGCTCATCGTCGGTAGCATGATCTCCTCCGGCTTCCTGAACTACTCAGATAACTTCCTCATCCGCACCATGATCAGCCCCGCTGCTGTAGCGATCTACAGCATTCCGCAAAAGTTCATGGAAGTGATCGAGATCATTCTACGCAGCTTCGTGGCCACGGCACAACCTACCTTGTCCAGCGCGGCCAACAGGAACGACTGGAACGGCGTGTCAAAAGCATTCAGCCGCTACACCGGCATCGTTAGCATTGTGATCATCCCGTTTATTATCGGATTGATCATCTTTACCAAACCACTGATCGTCATTCTGGCTGATAAAGCCTATCTGCCGGCTACGGATGTGGTAAGGATATTCCTGCTATGTGCCATCTTCTACCCTATTGACCGCTTCATCGGCGTAGCACTGGATATGATCAACCGTCCGCTGACCAACTTTTACAAGAACTTCCTGAAACTCATCCTGAACATCATCGGTGATATTGTCTTCATCACACTCTTTCATGATGTGCGCTGGGTTGCCTTCGGCTCACTGATCAATATGATCATCTGCGTGGTTGTCGGCTATTACATGCTGAAGAAATACGTTCCGTTTACAATGGGCGAGATCGTTAAACTCGGTTGGGCTGAATGCCTGAATATGCTTGAAAAAATAACCGGAAAACTGAAGCTCGTCAAATAGTAAAACGCGCTGTTATTCCCTGCTATCACAGTTATCACGCATAACAGCGCCGCACCTGATCTCCTTTTAACTTTTAGTGATATATAACGCAAAAGCCCCCGGTTCACCGGGGGCTTTTTGCTCCTTAAAACAATCCTGTTTGTATACTAAGCTTTTTTCAGCACACGCGATCTGATGATGCTCTTACAGATATGCGTGAAAGCGCGTGTTGCTTCCGCGAGTTCTTTCCCCAGCGAGCGCTGTGGAAAATAATGGAGTACCATTTCGCGGGTCCATGGCTCTTCGAAGTATTTAAGAATATCTTTATCATCAGGGTTCACGATAAAGTCAAAGCTACCCTCCCATTCTATACGCATGGTATGCAGGTTGGGGTGCGTTCTCTCCATGATCTTATACCCGATGGATGCTTTGGGCAGATACTCCAGGAAGAGGTCCCCAAAGTCGAAATTGGTCGGGAAAGAGATCCTTTCCTTGTCCACCATCACCACTTTATTGTCTACTTCCAGCAGTACCCATTTATGTGATTTCTTCGGATACAGATGTTCACCCAGCAGAGAAGGCGTTTCCATATATCCTCTCTTTGCCACGCGAAACTGCTCGCGGAGAAATGCATGCGGATTCTCTACATGTTCAAGTACGTGATTGCAGATAACGTAATCAAATTCTTTATCTTTAAATGGCAGGTTCTCTCCATCTGCACTCAGGAACTGCTGATTTCTCAGCACTTTTATATCACCACTACGATGTGTATTGTCATCTACGTATTTGTCTACCACAACATTCGACCGTGGGTGCGGATTGTGGCCGCCTCCAACCTCAAGTACCCTGTCCGTCTTTTTAATGTCCAGGTCAAAACGGGATTGGGGATTTCTGATTTTCATGCGTAAAGTTTAATGATCTTACAATGGCGCCAGCACCTGCTGGTACACCGTTTCAATTTTATGGGTCATATCCCGTACATCGAAGTTAGCCTGTACACACTTACCCGCATTCTCCTGCAGGTGGGTACGCAACGTACGGTCTTGTATCAGTCTTTCGAGGGCTGTTACCAGCGAAGCTTCATCTTTAGGGGGCACCAGCAGTCCGGTCACTTCATGCTCGACCGCCTCTCTTGTACCGTCCACATCCGAGGCTATAACCGCTTTCGCCATGGCCATCGCTTCCAGTACACCGATGGGAAAGCCTTCCCAGAGAGAGGGCAGACAGTAGATATCTACGGCATGCAATACAGCAGGTACATCCTGCCGGAAATTGTCAAATACGACCCTGTCAGCAATATTCAGTTCCTTTGCCAGATCCACGGCAGCCGCTTTCAGGTCGCCTTCTCCTATCATTAACAAGGTAACATCCGGAAAGTTGGCGCATACCCTGGCATATGCCCTAAGCATACCCAGCGGGTCTTTCTGCTCAGTGATGCGCACAATGTAGCCGATCACCAGGTGATGCGCAGGGATGCCATAGGCGGCCTTTACGTCCGGGTAAGTGCCATTACGGTTGAACTTGTCAAGGTTCACGCCGTTTTTGACCACAGTGGAATTAAAATGCCCAAATTCGCGTTCTCCTGTACGGTGATTGGAATCTGATACGGTAATATTGAGCCGGGTAAGACGGGTGATGAATTTTTCTGCCAATATCCGGGCTTTCCTGTTCCATGCCGGCAGACTATCATGAAATGACCATCCATGGATAGTATAGATGACTGGTAATCCGAGGGAGCGGGCCGCCCACAGCACATTTGTGTTGGCGCGGGTACCATGTACATGTACAATGTCCATGCGCTGCGCTTTCAGGAACTGCTTAACTTTCTTCCAGACGCCGATATCAAAAGCGCGCTCTGTATGGATAACATGCGCCGGCACGCCCATCTCGTTCAGTGAGGTGATCATCGGTCCATCGGTAAAGGATAATACCACCGGCTCGAACAGACCTTTATCGAGGTAACGTACCAGGTCCAGCACATGACTTTCTCCTCCACCGACCTTACCCTGACGGATGGTCTGTAAGACCCTGATCTTTTTCGTCGCTTCCATCTCTTTACAATTGTTCTATCCAACGGCTGTACCATAACTGGAACACGAGGATGTTCCAGAGTTTCTGGTGACTCACCTTTCCGCCATTAAAATAGTGCTGTTTCAGTGTTTCGATATGTGAAGGATCGAAAATACCCGTCTGCCGGAGCTTTTCAGGAGACAGATAATATTCCATCTGCTCTTTCAGCTCGTCTCTGAACCAGTGTGTCAGCGGAGCGATAAACGGACGTTTGGGACGGTCCATTAATGTTTTAGGGATATACTGGTGTACAATTTCTTTCAGAATGTACTTATTGATCTTATTCTTCACTTTGATGTGCGCAGGCACCCTTGCCAGGAACTCCACCAGTCTGTGATCCAGCATCGGCTCACGGCCTTCAATGCTCACTGACATGGTTGCCCTGTCCACCTTCACCAGGTTATTATCTACCAGGAAGGTTTTGTAATCGACAGACAACAGGCGGTTCAACGGATCATTGATGTTATTCAGTTCACCGTTCATATCAAAGTTGGTCTTGTAGGCGGAACGTGCGCCTCCCAGGTAACTGGCTGCCTCAGACTCAGTAATATACTGACTGATATATTTCAGTGCCTGCTGAGACTTACCGGATGCCCAGATGAGTTTCATCTTTTCATACCGGCTGGCGAAGTTGTATTGCTTATTGAAATATGGGATAGCAGCGGGATCAACCATGTTCATCACCTTGCTCACCATGCCCTGCAGCGATTTTGGAAAGCGCTCTGTATACTGCAGTGACTGATTGAATTTATTGTAACCTGCGAAGAGCTCATCCCCGCCATCAGCAGATAATACCACCTTCACCTGCTTAGCCGCCAGTTTACTTACCAGCGTGGTAGGCACTGTTGAATTATCTGCGAATGGTTCATCGTAAATCTCAGGCAGATGCTCCAGGATATCCTTCGCATCTTCCGGTCCTACGATCCACTCTGTATGATCTGTACCGAGGTGCTGCGCAATTCTGCGGGCTTCTTTTGACTCATCAAAGGCAGCTTCTTTATAGCCGATAGTAAAGGTCTTCAGACGGTTACCGGAAGAAGCCTGTAAGATGGCCGCTACACTGGAACTGTCATAACCACCGCTCAGGAATACACCGACGGGCACATCTGCCACCATTCTGTAACGGTAGGCACTTTCCATCAGTTCTTTGGTATGACGGATGATATCGCCCTCGTACATGTCGGTAAGCGGCTGGCGGTAAGCTTCGAGCACACTCCAGTATTCGGAGGTGGTCAGTGCTTTATTGGTCAGGGACATATGCATGTAATGCCCTGGTTTCAGTTTATGCGTATGTTCGAAAACGGTATACGGCGCGGGAATATAGCTGTACTGGAGGAACAGGGAGACACTGTTCACATCTATCTTCTTCTCAAAGCCGGGGAACTGATGAAAGCTTTTCAGTTCGGAGGCAAACAGCAGCACGTTATTATGCCAGTAGTAGTAGAGCGGCTTCACGCCGGCTCTGTCGCGGCAGAAGATGACCTGTTGTTCTTCCTTGTCATAGATCACAAAGGCAAACATACCTATACAACGGTCTACGATCTTTTCTTTCCAGCAATCATAACCTTTGATCAGTACTTCGGTATCGCTGCTGGAGGTAAAGTGATAGCCAAGTTGTTCCAGTTCATGGCGGATCTCCTTGAAATTATACACCTCACCATTGAAGATCATGGTGTATTGTTTATAGTGCATGGGCTGATGGCCACCACTGGAAAGGTCCAGAATGGAAAGGCGGCGCTGACCCAGTCCGATCAGTGCATTGGGGTGTTCATACACTTCGTAACCACCGTCATCCGGACCGCGATGCAGCAGGGCATCGGTCATGTCTTTCAGTACGGGAAGGCTGGCTTTTTTGGAGAAATCAATAAACCCTGCTATGCCACACATGGTATTAAATTTAAGTGACGGTGTTTTACGTTCCACATAATGCCTTTCCAGAAAGCTCTTAGGTGTTCCTTTTCTCTTTTGAGCAGGAATTGTAACGTATTCTTGGGAATGGTAAACAACGTCAGGTACAGTAAAAAGATGATCCGGTTCGGTAATGCCACGTTTCTGCGCATGAACAGTATTCTGTTTCTGGTCAGGTAGTATGTCTTCAATGGACTGTTCTTGCCCGTGGACATTGATTCTTTATGATAGATGAGTGATTTGTACTGATAATAGATCTTGTAGCCTTTGCGTTTGAATTGTTCGCACCAGTCAAATTCTTCGTAGTAGAGGAAATACACTTCCGGCATCAGTCCCACGTCCTTCAATACAGCCGCTGTTGTCATCATACCACCACCATGTGCATAGTGCGTGGAAGAGATCTGATCGTATTGTCCCTGGTCAGGTTCTTTACAACCGATCATGCTGTTACGGCCGGTGAATACATCTACTGACTGGTAACCTGCGTACTCGATCGTGCCTTTATGAAAGAAGTAATGAAACTTCGGACTGACCATTCCGGCATCAGGATGATGATAGAACACTTCCAGCAATCCTTCGATCAGGCCATCCGTAAATTCAGTATCATTATTCACCAGGAAGAGATAACTCCCTGTGGCAGCTGCGAGGCCAAGATTATTGCCACCGGCAAATCCTTTATTGGTAGCACTCCTGATGACCTTTACAGCAGGATAGGCCGCTAACAATGCATCCGTAGGATCTTCGGCAGAGGCATTGTCCACTACGATCACTTCTACATTACGATAGCTGTTATGGCTGATGGAATGCAGCAATTCACAGGTAACGGCAGTTGTGTTATAGTTAACCGTTACGATAGAAACCAGCGGTGCTATGTTATTTTCCTGCGACATTGACCAGGGGGTTATCGATGGTAGTTTTGGAATGCTTTGTATGAATGAACGTCTTGTTGGCGCCTTTGAGTTTGAATACCAGGCCCACCATAATACCGACTACACGTGGCAGATTGAGTATAACAGTGAACAGGTATTTTGAGTAGAACTTACCCGGTAAAGGCAGCAGCATACTAACAACAAACGCGCCAAGTGTGATAGCCCATACGTACAGGGGTACTGTGAGATACCGGCCTGCCACGAGGTAAATGAATGAGATAAAGAACAGGCCGGCCAGCAATAACATACGGGGCAGCAGCAGGTTTTGTCCGACGGACATATAGAAGTAGTCTATACGGCCTTTCAGCAAGGCGCTGAAGCCTCTTACAAAGTATTGACGCACGTACACCAGTTGGCTCGACAACCAGCGTTTACGCTGATTTTCGAAGGCGGCGGCATTTTCCACCTTTTCATCAAACATGAGTGCTTCTTCGAGATAATGGATCTTGTATCCTTTCTCTACAAGCAACTGCTGCAGTACTTTGTCAAAACCACCGGTAGCTTCTGTCTCCTTCAGCGCCTGTTTTATCAGCTGGTATTCGAATCCGATACCGGAACCAATGATGGAGGCAGACAATCCGAGCGCGTTGGCGCCTTTCCGGTTGATATGATTTGCGATCATCTCATTAGCTGCATCCAGTATGGCAAACGGCGTGTCCAGATTTTTGGCTACACGTTGCGCCTGGATGGCGTGATGCCCCTGCTGGAATGCGCTATTCATTTTTGTCAGGAAATCTACGGCCGGAATGTTATCGGCATCAGCGATCACGGCCATATCATACTGCTCTTCATCCAGCTGTGTGAATGCGACATTCAGTGATTTAGCCTTTGTACTTTTTTTAAATGAAACCGGTATCACAGTGATACCTTCCGCACGTAGTGTCGTGATTGTTTCAGGTTGCAGGGAATCTGCGATAACGATCACTTCATATTTATCAGCCGGATAATCCAGCGATTCATAGCTCCGTGCAGCGGAGAGAATAACTTCATCCTCCTTGTATGCAGGTACCAGAACGGCAATCCTGCTGTATTTCAGTGCATCCGGTGTATTTCTATTTTTCTTAGGGAACAGTCGGCCTGCTATTCCGAAGAGCAGGTTATAAAACACACAACCTCCCAGATAAATAAGCAGGATAAGTTCAATCGTAAAGATCATTACACATTATCTTTTTGTATTAAAGCTTTAGGGGTGTTTGCCATGATCCACATGTCGTACTTAAAGTTATGCTGATTGGAGTAGTTAATATCCAATGCAATTCTTTCCTGTGCGGACATTTCCTTTTTTCCCCTTTTGCTGATCTGCCACAGACCGGTGATACCAGCCGGAGCCAGAAAGCGTTGTGCCCATTCGTCGGTGGTCAGGGTGGAAGCTTCGTATAAAGGCAGGGGTCTGTTCCCAACGAGGGACATATCTCCTTTTAAAACATTAAAAAGCTGCGGAAGTTCATCGAGGCTGGTATTTCTCAGAAAAGCGCCGAAACGCGTTACGCGCGGGTCATTTGAGACCTTATAAAAAACGGGACCGTCACCGTTCTTATATTGATTCATATGCTGCAGCTGTTGCAGTTTCTTGTCAGCGTCGGCTACCATTGTTCTGAACTTATAAAATTTGAACACCTG
The DNA window shown above is from Chitinophaga agri and carries:
- a CDS encoding lipopolysaccharide biosynthesis protein: MGFKLLSVINNRHFHSLLGNLVSAFLNVLSFAILVRLLSLPAFGEWVLFIGTYTVLDQIRTALLNSGIIKFYAGVDEKTGREVAGSAWYLVLILTGVYLCLNLAVAVVMYGQFDETWRFFMRWIGVMMVVSVPFNIASWFLQAEHRFDKILQVRFWQNGGFLVMILLFHFFSTVTLPHVLFAYTIGLAATSCFTLIRGWTKIRSLVHSTHKQVMILVKYGWLIVGSMISSGFLNYSDNFLIRTMISPAAVAIYSIPQKFMEVIEIILRSFVATAQPTLSSAANRNDWNGVSKAFSRYTGIVSIVIIPFIIGLIIFTKPLIVILADKAYLPATDVVRIFLLCAIFYPIDRFIGVALDMINRPLTNFYKNFLKLILNIIGDIVFITLFHDVRWVAFGSLINMIICVVVGYYMLKKYVPFTMGEIVKLGWAECLNMLEKITGKLKLVK
- a CDS encoding glycosyltransferase family 2 protein; amino-acid sequence: MSQENNIAPLVSIVTVNYNTTAVTCELLHSISHNSYRNVEVIVVDNASAEDPTDALLAAYPAVKVIRSATNKGFAGGNNLGLAAATGSYLFLVNNDTEFTDGLIEGLLEVFYHHPDAGMVSPKFHYFFHKGTIEYAGYQSVDVFTGRNSMIGCKEPDQGQYDQISSTHYAHGGGMMTTAAVLKDVGLMPEVYFLYYEEFDWCEQFKRKGYKIYYQYKSLIYHKESMSTGKNSPLKTYYLTRNRILFMRRNVALPNRIIFLLYLTLFTIPKNTLQFLLKREKEHLRAFWKGIMWNVKHRHLNLIPCVA
- a CDS encoding glycosyltransferase family 4 protein → MEATKKIRVLQTIRQGKVGGGESHVLDLVRYLDKGLFEPVVLSFTDGPMITSLNEMGVPAHVIHTERAFDIGVWKKVKQFLKAQRMDIVHVHGTRANTNVLWAARSLGLPVIYTIHGWSFHDSLPAWNRKARILAEKFITRLTRLNITVSDSNHRTGEREFGHFNSTVVKNGVNLDKFNRNGTYPDVKAAYGIPAHHLVIGYIVRITEQKDPLGMLRAYARVCANFPDVTLLMIGEGDLKAAAVDLAKELNIADRVVFDNFRQDVPAVLHAVDIYCLPSLWEGFPIGVLEAMAMAKAVIASDVDGTREAVEHEVTGLLVPPKDEASLVTALERLIQDRTLRTHLQENAGKCVQANFDVRDMTHKIETVYQQVLAPL
- a CDS encoding class I SAM-dependent methyltransferase, which translates into the protein MKIRNPQSRFDLDIKKTDRVLEVGGGHNPHPRSNVVVDKYVDDNTHRSGDIKVLRNQQFLSADGENLPFKDKEFDYVICNHVLEHVENPHAFLREQFRVAKRGYMETPSLLGEHLYPKKSHKWVLLEVDNKVVMVDKERISFPTNFDFGDLFLEYLPKASIGYKIMERTHPNLHTMRIEWEGSFDFIVNPDDKDILKYFEEPWTREMVLHYFPQRSLGKELAEATRAFTHICKSIIRSRVLKKA
- the asnB gene encoding asparagine synthase (glutamine-hydrolyzing); amino-acid sequence: MCGIAGFIDFSKKASLPVLKDMTDALLHRGPDDGGYEVYEHPNALIGLGQRRLSILDLSSGGHQPMHYKQYTMIFNGEVYNFKEIRHELEQLGYHFTSSSDTEVLIKGYDCWKEKIVDRCIGMFAFVIYDKEEQQVIFCRDRAGVKPLYYYWHNNVLLFASELKSFHQFPGFEKKIDVNSVSLFLQYSYIPAPYTVFEHTHKLKPGHYMHMSLTNKALTTSEYWSVLEAYRQPLTDMYEGDIIRHTKELMESAYRYRMVADVPVGVFLSGGYDSSSVAAILQASSGNRLKTFTIGYKEAAFDESKEARRIAQHLGTDHTEWIVGPEDAKDILEHLPEIYDEPFADNSTVPTTLVSKLAAKQVKVVLSADGGDELFAGYNKFNQSLQYTERFPKSLQGMVSKVMNMVDPAAIPYFNKQYNFASRYEKMKLIWASGKSQQALKYISQYITESEAASYLGGARSAYKTNFDMNGELNNINDPLNRLLSVDYKTFLVDNNLVKVDRATMSVSIEGREPMLDHRLVEFLARVPAHIKVKNKINKYILKEIVHQYIPKTLMDRPKRPFIAPLTHWFRDELKEQMEYYLSPEKLRQTGIFDPSHIETLKQHYFNGGKVSHQKLWNILVFQLWYSRWIEQL
- a CDS encoding glycosyltransferase encodes the protein MIFTIELILLIYLGGCVFYNLLFGIAGRLFPKKNRNTPDALKYSRIAVLVPAYKEDEVILSAARSYESLDYPADKYEVIVIADSLQPETITTLRAEGITVIPVSFKKSTKAKSLNVAFTQLDEEQYDMAVIADADNIPAVDFLTKMNSAFQQGHHAIQAQRVAKNLDTPFAILDAANEMIANHINRKGANALGLSASIIGSGIGFEYQLIKQALKETEATGGFDKVLQQLLVEKGYKIHYLEEALMFDEKVENAAAFENQRKRWLSSQLVYVRQYFVRGFSALLKGRIDYFYMSVGQNLLLPRMLLLAGLFFISFIYLVAGRYLTVPLYVWAITLGAFVVSMLLPLPGKFYSKYLFTVILNLPRVVGIMVGLVFKLKGANKTFIHTKHSKTTIDNPLVNVAGK